A DNA window from Gemmatimonadaceae bacterium contains the following coding sequences:
- a CDS encoding YdcF family protein, whose product MKRRRSLKARILGAVAVAVFLGWVAMVIAVIVVGARDQAAPANAIVVLGAAQYEGHPSPVLRARLDHALDLYQRSLAPLVIVTGGTGARDTTSEAQVSRRFLLERGVPDSSIVMETHGLTTSQSIHAVAAIVSALPGQRVILVSDPFHMLRLSILAHALGLTPLTSPTRTSPISNRASARWKYVFAESLKAPLAFVIERISD is encoded by the coding sequence ATGAAGCGCCGAAGATCTCTGAAAGCGCGCATCCTCGGCGCGGTCGCAGTCGCCGTGTTTCTGGGTTGGGTCGCGATGGTGATCGCCGTGATCGTGGTGGGCGCGCGCGATCAAGCGGCTCCGGCGAACGCGATCGTCGTGTTGGGCGCGGCCCAATACGAAGGGCATCCATCGCCGGTGCTCCGCGCACGGTTAGACCATGCGCTGGACTTGTATCAGCGATCGCTGGCGCCACTCGTGATCGTGACAGGAGGAACCGGCGCCCGCGACACGACGAGCGAAGCGCAGGTGAGCCGGCGGTTCCTGCTCGAGCGGGGCGTTCCGGACAGCTCGATCGTGATGGAGACCCACGGACTGACCACGAGCCAGTCCATCCATGCGGTTGCTGCGATCGTGTCGGCACTGCCGGGGCAGCGGGTGATTCTCGTGAGCGACCCATTTCACATGTTGCGTCTCTCGATTCTCGCGCACGCATTAGGTCTGACGCCGTTGACGTCACCGACCCGGACGAGTCCGATTTCGAATCGGGCGAGCGCGCGTTGGAAGTATGTGTTTGCGGAATCGCTCAAGGCGCCGCTGGCATTTGTGATCGAGCGAATCTCGGACTAA
- a CDS encoding TetR/AcrR family transcriptional regulator, with amino-acid sequence MTNTEHRPRLEAAERILRAAVRCIVSSGAAALTMHDVAEEAEVSKGLIHYHFHDKDTLLARVVEWMGQNLVSRERAALENSTPRHAIDDLWAWLAAELDRGHLRVLLELAQWRNPLVRRAIHSANLARREASASSIERLFALLALRPRIPARLLADVVVPFVDGLAMTMGVDAEFNPRAAFDVLWLSLLTLTD; translated from the coding sequence GTGACGAACACGGAACACCGGCCGCGTCTCGAGGCGGCCGAACGGATTTTGCGCGCTGCCGTGCGGTGCATCGTGTCATCGGGCGCTGCGGCGCTCACGATGCACGACGTGGCCGAAGAAGCAGAAGTGAGCAAGGGGCTCATTCACTATCATTTTCACGACAAGGACACGCTGCTCGCGCGCGTCGTGGAATGGATGGGCCAGAACCTGGTGTCACGAGAGCGCGCAGCGCTCGAGAACTCCACACCGCGCCACGCAATCGATGATCTGTGGGCGTGGCTTGCCGCCGAGCTGGATCGCGGACATCTGCGGGTGCTGCTCGAGCTGGCGCAGTGGCGAAATCCGCTCGTGCGGAGAGCGATTCACTCGGCGAACCTCGCTCGCCGCGAGGCGTCCGCCTCTTCGATCGAACGACTCTTCGCCTTACTGGCGCTGCGCCCCCGCATCCCGGCGAGACTTCTGGCCGATGTGGTCGTGCCGTTCGTCGATGGACTGGCGATGACCATGGGCGTGGATGCGGAGTTCAATCCGCGCGCGGCATTCGATGTTCTCTGGCTCTCGCTGCTGACGCTCACGGACTAA
- a CDS encoding PQQ-dependent dehydrogenase, methanol/ethanol family, whose product MRIPRLLVAVAAAALCVGRVAAQEQVETTKGKASQEPSFTSVTDQMLLDARQHPNSWVTYGHDYWNQRWSTLNQINTSNVGTLHVAWMYQTGISRLGSFETSPIVIDGVMYLTTPYNTAMAVNARTGKEIWRYEHKQSIASPIYCCGPNNRGVAISEGTVFMATLDAHLVALDAKTGAVQWDVQVEDPEAGYSETMAPLIVGDKVIVGISGGEYGIRGFVRAYNKSNGQPLWTAYTVFDKGWEGKFTPTTNEGEPLHRNIDAEKAAMAQYGDAWQRGGGGVWMTPTYDPASHLLFFAVGNPSPDLDGSVRPGDNLCTDCIMAVDANDGTVKWYYQEVPHDVWDLDAVSPPVLVKLKDGTTAVAQAGKTAWVYVLNAATGKLIRKSAPFNRLENMFAQPTPEGTRMLPGANGGSEWSAPAVDPTLGYMYVLGIEQPMHYITHSAPFEKGKLWLGSAFKAVPGERQYGTFSAVNLNTGKIAWQVETEQPMIGGAMATAGNLVFVGEGNGHFNAFDARTGKKLWMFQAGAGCNAPPVTYMQDGKQYIAVACGGNFQMGYPLGDAVMVFTLPGAAPKSSK is encoded by the coding sequence ATGCGAATCCCAAGGCTACTCGTCGCCGTCGCCGCTGCGGCGCTGTGTGTCGGACGCGTCGCCGCGCAGGAGCAAGTGGAGACGACGAAGGGGAAGGCGTCGCAGGAGCCGAGCTTTACCAGCGTGACCGACCAGATGCTGCTGGATGCGCGGCAGCATCCCAACAGCTGGGTGACGTACGGGCACGACTACTGGAATCAGCGTTGGTCGACGCTCAATCAAATCAACACGTCTAACGTTGGGACGTTGCACGTGGCGTGGATGTACCAGACCGGGATATCGCGGTTAGGCTCTTTCGAGACGAGTCCGATCGTGATCGACGGCGTGATGTATCTGACGACGCCGTACAACACCGCCATGGCGGTGAACGCGCGGACGGGGAAGGAGATCTGGCGGTACGAGCACAAGCAGAGCATCGCGTCGCCGATCTACTGCTGCGGTCCGAACAATCGCGGGGTTGCGATTTCCGAGGGCACGGTGTTCATGGCGACGCTCGACGCGCATCTGGTGGCGCTCGATGCGAAGACGGGGGCCGTGCAGTGGGATGTGCAGGTGGAGGATCCCGAAGCGGGGTACAGCGAGACGATGGCGCCGCTGATCGTGGGCGACAAAGTGATCGTCGGCATCTCCGGCGGGGAGTACGGCATTCGCGGATTCGTTCGCGCGTACAACAAGAGCAACGGCCAGCCGCTGTGGACGGCGTACACGGTGTTCGACAAGGGATGGGAAGGAAAATTTACGCCGACGACTAACGAGGGCGAGCCGTTGCATCGCAACATCGACGCGGAAAAGGCGGCGATGGCGCAATACGGCGACGCGTGGCAGCGGGGCGGGGGCGGCGTGTGGATGACGCCGACCTATGATCCGGCATCGCATCTTCTATTCTTCGCGGTGGGAAATCCCTCGCCGGATCTCGACGGGTCGGTACGGCCGGGCGATAATCTCTGTACTGACTGTATCATGGCGGTGGACGCCAACGACGGCACGGTGAAGTGGTACTACCAGGAAGTGCCGCACGACGTTTGGGATCTGGATGCGGTGAGTCCGCCGGTGCTGGTCAAGCTGAAGGATGGGACGACGGCGGTGGCGCAGGCGGGGAAGACGGCGTGGGTCTACGTGTTGAACGCGGCGACGGGGAAGCTGATCCGGAAGTCGGCGCCGTTCAACCGGCTGGAGAACATGTTCGCGCAGCCGACGCCCGAGGGGACGCGGATGCTGCCGGGCGCGAACGGCGGCTCGGAGTGGTCGGCGCCGGCGGTGGATCCAACGTTAGGTTACATGTACGTGTTAGGCATCGAGCAGCCGATGCACTACATCACGCACAGCGCGCCGTTCGAGAAGGGCAAGCTGTGGCTGGGCTCGGCGTTCAAGGCGGTGCCGGGCGAGCGGCAGTACGGGACGTTCAGCGCGGTGAATCTGAATACGGGGAAGATCGCCTGGCAGGTGGAGACGGAGCAGCCGATGATCGGCGGGGCGATGGCGACGGCGGGGAACCTGGTGTTCGTCGGCGAGGGCAACGGGCACTTCAACGCCTTCGATGCGCGCACGGGCAAGAAGTTATGGATGTTCCAGGCGGGCGCGGGCTGCAATGCGCCGCCCGTGACCTACATGCAGGATGGCAAGCAGTACATCGCGGTCGCGTGCGGCGGAAACTTTCAAATGGGCTATCCGTTAGGCGATGCGGTCATGGTGTTCACCCTCCCGGGGGCGGCGCCCAAGTCGTCGAAGTAG